Proteins from a single region of Desulfobacter postgatei 2ac9:
- a CDS encoding TRAP transporter permease, whose translation MSKIRIDKIEDDFKEAKRLAEEEEGIGRKPEGWQKYLIPTIAIAWSLFQLSLPRFVLLDSTYIRAIHLAFAMMLVFLNYPLLKKPIFGLKYLARHKRIPLLDMVIAAFAAYCALYLVINYDQIITRYGSPTTMDIVIGIALVVLLLEAARRTIGPALPVIAGGFIVYSFLGPYMPALIAFKGTSMGRFVGQMTMSTEGIYGIPLDVSATIVFLFVLFGAMLDKAGAGHYFIQLALSLLGRFKGGPAKAAIMGSGLTGLVSGSSIANIVTTGTFTIPMMKKVGYSPTKAAAIEVAASTDGQLAPPIMGAAAFIIAEYVNVPYIEVVKAAAIPAFASYAALFFISHIEASKAGIKGLPKNELPQFFKTLLSGVHFLIPLSMLLYELIVVRHSPELAAFNAILVLFFIMVFQYPYLAYRKGDPLLPAFKQSFLMILDALASGGRNMVSVALATAAAGIIVGVVALGLGNLISEIIDVLSMGNVFLMLIITAIASLIIGMGLPTTATYIVMAALTAPAIVTIGGVQGFIVPLMSAHLFCFYFGILADDTPPVGLAAYAASAIAKSPPIATGIQGFLYDIRTAILPFMFIFNSDLILHNVNSWSQGILIFVMACVGNFAFASATQGWFVAKNKKWEIPFFLCVTFILMRPDQIAIWLGIPHEQRYWTYLIGLAIYGALYLLQRPRTARDEAEIENTTAERY comes from the coding sequence ATGAGTAAGATTAGAATCGATAAGATCGAAGATGACTTTAAGGAAGCCAAAAGGCTTGCTGAAGAAGAAGAGGGGATCGGGCGAAAGCCCGAGGGATGGCAAAAGTATCTAATTCCGACAATTGCCATAGCGTGGAGCTTGTTCCAGCTTTCTCTGCCGAGATTTGTACTTCTCGATTCGACATATATACGCGCGATTCATCTCGCGTTTGCCATGATGTTGGTTTTTCTTAATTATCCCTTATTGAAGAAACCCATTTTCGGCCTCAAATATTTGGCTCGACATAAGAGGATACCGTTACTGGACATGGTGATTGCCGCCTTCGCCGCCTACTGTGCGCTCTACCTTGTTATTAATTACGATCAGATTATTACCCGGTACGGATCACCCACAACGATGGATATTGTGATCGGGATAGCCTTGGTTGTATTGCTTCTTGAGGCCGCCAGAAGAACCATTGGGCCGGCGCTTCCCGTGATTGCCGGTGGTTTTATCGTTTATTCATTTTTAGGTCCTTATATGCCCGCTTTGATTGCCTTCAAAGGGACTTCTATGGGACGTTTTGTGGGGCAGATGACCATGTCAACAGAGGGAATTTATGGCATTCCCTTGGATGTATCGGCAACGATTGTCTTTTTGTTTGTGTTGTTTGGCGCCATGCTGGACAAAGCCGGTGCCGGTCACTATTTTATACAGCTTGCGTTAAGTTTATTAGGACGTTTTAAAGGCGGACCGGCCAAAGCTGCCATTATGGGTTCCGGTCTAACAGGTCTTGTATCCGGTTCTTCCATCGCAAATATTGTGACAACCGGGACATTTACCATACCCATGATGAAAAAAGTGGGTTATTCGCCAACCAAAGCTGCCGCAATTGAAGTTGCGGCGTCGACGGATGGACAGCTGGCGCCACCGATTATGGGTGCTGCGGCTTTTATTATTGCCGAATATGTGAATGTTCCATACATTGAAGTGGTTAAAGCGGCGGCGATCCCTGCTTTTGCTTCCTACGCGGCGCTTTTTTTCATCTCTCACATTGAAGCCTCGAAAGCGGGTATCAAGGGGCTGCCCAAAAATGAGCTGCCTCAATTTTTCAAAACCCTGCTAAGTGGTGTCCATTTCCTAATTCCCCTTTCCATGTTGCTTTACGAGTTGATTGTGGTTCGCCATTCGCCGGAGTTGGCGGCATTTAACGCCATTTTAGTACTGTTTTTTATTATGGTTTTTCAGTACCCCTACCTGGCTTACCGGAAAGGCGACCCCCTTTTGCCGGCGTTTAAGCAATCTTTTTTGATGATCTTAGATGCACTTGCTTCCGGTGGGAGAAATATGGTTTCCGTGGCCCTGGCAACAGCAGCGGCAGGTATCATTGTGGGGGTTGTTGCGTTAGGGCTTGGCAACCTTATCTCTGAAATTATTGACGTTCTTTCCATGGGTAATGTTTTTCTGATGTTGATCATTACAGCGATTGCCAGCCTGATTATCGGCATGGGTTTGCCGACCACGGCAACCTACATTGTTATGGCCGCGTTGACGGCACCGGCGATTGTTACCATTGGTGGGGTTCAAGGGTTTATCGTGCCGTTGATGTCTGCCCATCTTTTTTGTTTTTATTTTGGCATTTTAGCTGATGATACGCCGCCGGTGGGGCTTGCGGCCTATGCCGCTTCGGCCATCGCCAAATCACCTCCCATTGCCACCGGTATTCAGGGGTTCTTGTATGATATCCGGACGGCTATTTTGCCATTTATGTTTATTTTCAACTCCGATCTTATTTTGCATAATGTGAATTCATGGTCTCAGGGAATATTGATATTTGTTATGGCCTGTGTCGGCAACTTTGCCTTTGCGTCGGCGACCCAGGGGTGGTTTGTAGCCAAAAATAAAAAATGGGAAATTCCGTTTTTCCTCTGTGTGACGTTTATTTTGATGCGTCCGGATCAGATTGCGATTTGGCTCGGAATCCCCCACGAGCAGCGATACTGGACATATTTAATTGGGTTGGCAATTTACGGTGCGCTTTATTTATTGCAGCGACCACGAACCGCTCGTGATGAAGCCGAGATAGAGAATACAACGGCAGAAAGATATTAG
- a CDS encoding universal stress protein — protein MSDIRKILVPVTFSEFSEELIGYAIDVARPLSAEVVFVNVIDQKHIQALQTIASFGYEVDETQYIQEVEKQRIGILEERLSRINYPDEKMRIVFKRGRPAAVLLKFAIDERVDLIIMEVKGKSEILHALSGSIAEKIFRYSPVPVLSYRRKEIADKLLQRIHV, from the coding sequence GTGTCGGATATTAGAAAAATTCTTGTTCCGGTTACTTTTTCTGAATTTTCTGAAGAGCTGATTGGATATGCGATCGACGTTGCCAGGCCGCTCAGCGCGGAAGTTGTTTTTGTGAATGTCATTGATCAGAAACATATTCAGGCACTTCAGACCATTGCCTCATTTGGGTATGAAGTTGATGAGACGCAGTACATTCAGGAAGTTGAAAAACAACGAATTGGTATTTTAGAAGAGCGGCTCAGCCGGATTAACTACCCGGATGAGAAAATGCGGATTGTGTTTAAAAGGGGAAGACCCGCAGCAGTGCTGCTGAAGTTTGCGATAGATGAAAGGGTCGATCTCATTATCATGGAAGTTAAGGGTAAATCTGAGATTCTACATGCATTAAGCGGGTCTATTGCGGAAAAAATATTTCGCTATTCACCTGTTCCCGTGTTGTCCTATCGCCGAAAAGAAATTGCGGATAAACTTCTCCAACGAATCCATGTGTAA
- a CDS encoding NUDIX hydrolase gives MDIYEKEKITDFPHLNLIRARYKDTAGADKSWLYASRQSTARPDAVVVVPFHQQENRLVVIKEFRVPLGGFQYGFPAGLVDPGESVVQAGRRELYEETGLTVVNVIKQSPAIFSSSGLTDESISLLYVDCEGSANTEYNEASELIEVKMLSPDQAADCLCQDNILFDVKTWIVLDRFAATGKMV, from the coding sequence GTGGACATATATGAAAAAGAAAAAATAACGGACTTTCCTCATCTCAACTTGATTCGCGCCAGGTATAAAGATACTGCCGGTGCAGATAAATCTTGGCTCTATGCATCCAGGCAGAGTACGGCCAGGCCTGATGCGGTAGTGGTTGTTCCATTCCATCAACAGGAGAATAGACTGGTCGTTATCAAGGAGTTCCGGGTGCCTTTGGGCGGATTTCAGTATGGTTTTCCCGCAGGCCTTGTGGACCCCGGCGAAAGTGTTGTTCAGGCCGGTCGGCGTGAGTTGTATGAGGAGACCGGCTTAACGGTTGTGAATGTGATAAAACAAAGCCCTGCGATATTTTCTTCATCCGGATTAACAGATGAAAGCATAAGCCTTTTGTATGTGGATTGTGAGGGCTCTGCAAATACCGAATATAACGAGGCTTCCGAACTGATTGAGGTAAAGATGCTGTCACCGGATCAGGCGGCCGACTGTCTATGCCAAGACAATATTTTGTTTGATGTAAAAACATGGATTGTTTTGGACCGGTTTGCTGCAACAGGTAAGATGGTATAA
- a CDS encoding M48 family metallopeptidase yields MFSNFIYFLAALVIYTTSELFDKPSGFDPGAIGFCLLSTAAFALVCRIYFNRLSRLGQALPAQEIDQRVNTAVSRLSISALVLFAVNIYGFRVNHLLSGVAIFEWMPTLGALLFLGLFLFYLLLIWNFAYQIQKRFFTVSLTKKSFILSNVAFCLPAMLPWFFLSLLADCLGLLPFDGLNRFLNSTAGEVIYILFFVIFISVFGPVLIQRLWGCRPLKSGYDRQRIEKTCRMADLKYRDILVWNLFGGGMITAGVMGIVGRFRYILVTPALLACLDDDEIEGVVLHEIGHVYHQHMLFYLFFFAGFIACNFVFFEPLMLMIYLINPLYAGASFLGLSQDTAHAAVTCLVLIGLFVLYFRFVFGLFMRHFERQADLHIFKYTDSPSALISTFYKIASLSRQSIDKPNWHHFSIGRRIGFLEKCRMNPALIQSHHGKVKKMIAGYLLAVGVVFFLGYSLSYGGLNTSFTRFVAGKILSRQLELDPNNSDLYVQVGDFYYDARQYEKAMVAYENVLTIDPVNLHALNNLAWLLATCPDKSFRNAPRSLDLARRAVDIRKEAYILDTYAEALYLNNHKRQALAAAKQALEISTQRKQYYEDQVTRFEKALQKSLSDKV; encoded by the coding sequence GTGTTTTCAAATTTTATATATTTTCTTGCGGCCCTGGTGATTTACACCACATCGGAGTTGTTTGACAAACCTTCGGGATTTGATCCCGGGGCCATTGGTTTCTGCCTGCTCTCAACGGCTGCATTTGCCCTGGTCTGCCGGATTTATTTCAATCGCCTGTCACGCCTTGGGCAGGCCTTGCCGGCACAGGAAATTGACCAGCGGGTGAACACTGCCGTCTCACGGCTCTCCATTTCGGCATTGGTGCTCTTTGCCGTAAATATTTATGGGTTCCGTGTGAATCATTTACTATCGGGCGTTGCTATATTCGAATGGATGCCCACCCTTGGTGCACTGCTGTTTCTTGGATTGTTTCTTTTTTATCTGCTTTTAATATGGAACTTTGCCTATCAGATTCAGAAGCGGTTTTTTACGGTTTCTTTGACCAAAAAGAGCTTTATCCTTTCCAACGTTGCCTTTTGTTTGCCTGCCATGCTGCCGTGGTTTTTTCTGTCTCTTTTGGCCGATTGTCTGGGGCTTTTGCCCTTTGATGGGCTGAATAGATTTTTAAACTCCACGGCCGGGGAAGTGATTTACATTCTTTTTTTTGTCATTTTTATTTCTGTGTTCGGACCGGTTCTGATCCAGCGTTTATGGGGGTGTCGTCCCCTGAAATCGGGTTATGACAGGCAGCGCATTGAAAAAACCTGTCGGATGGCTGATCTCAAATACAGGGATATCCTGGTTTGGAACCTGTTCGGCGGCGGCATGATTACTGCCGGTGTTATGGGTATCGTGGGCCGGTTTCGGTACATCCTGGTTACACCGGCACTGCTTGCCTGTCTGGATGATGATGAGATCGAAGGGGTTGTCCTGCATGAAATAGGTCATGTATATCACCAGCATATGCTTTTTTATCTGTTTTTCTTTGCCGGATTTATTGCCTGTAATTTTGTTTTTTTTGAGCCTTTAATGCTCATGATTTATCTGATCAACCCCTTGTATGCCGGGGCCTCCTTTTTAGGGCTCAGTCAGGATACGGCCCATGCCGCCGTCACCTGCCTGGTGCTCATAGGCCTGTTTGTTTTGTATTTCCGTTTTGTCTTTGGTCTGTTCATGCGGCATTTTGAACGTCAGGCAGATCTGCATATTTTTAAATATACAGATTCGCCGTCGGCATTGATCTCCACCTTTTACAAGATTGCATCCCTAAGCCGGCAGTCCATTGATAAACCCAACTGGCACCATTTCAGTATTGGCCGCCGTATTGGCTTTCTGGAAAAGTGCCGGATGAATCCGGCTCTGATCCAGAGCCACCACGGAAAAGTAAAAAAGATGATTGCCGGGTATCTCCTTGCCGTGGGGGTTGTTTTTTTCCTTGGATACAGTCTTAGTTACGGGGGGCTTAACACCTCTTTTACCCGATTTGTCGCCGGAAAAATTTTGAGCCGGCAGCTTGAGCTTGATCCCAACAATTCTGATTTGTATGTTCAGGTGGGCGATTTTTATTATGATGCCCGGCAGTATGAAAAGGCAATGGTGGCCTACGAGAATGTTTTAACAATTGATCCGGTGAATCTCCATGCCTTGAATAACCTGGCCTGGCTTCTGGCCACATGTCCGGACAAATCGTTTCGAAACGCCCCCAGGTCTCTGGATCTGGCCCGCCGGGCCGTGGATATCCGAAAGGAAGCGTATATACTGGATACCTACGCCGAAGCCCTGTATCTCAATAATCATAAACGCCAAGCATTGGCCGCGGCAAAGCAGGCACTTGAGATTTCGACTCAAAGAAAACAATATTATGAGGATCAGGTGACACGGTTTGAAAAAGCGCTGCAAAAATCTTTGTCTGACAAGGTCTGA
- a CDS encoding iron-sulfur cluster assembly scaffold protein: protein MGSIENANQISFKVGSCGDTMKIYLKVDEDEIVQDAKYEITGCAGAISAAMATVDLVKGKTVDQALKINDGDVFRVLESIPEKKHHCIQLAVKTMHQGLEEFQMAHVS from the coding sequence ATGGGTTCGATTGAAAATGCGAACCAGATTTCCTTTAAAGTTGGTTCCTGCGGTGATACAATGAAAATTTATCTAAAAGTTGATGAAGACGAAATTGTTCAGGATGCCAAATATGAAATCACAGGATGTGCAGGCGCTATCTCTGCGGCAATGGCGACAGTGGATCTTGTGAAGGGAAAAACTGTTGATCAGGCTTTAAAAATTAATGATGGAGATGTTTTCAGGGTTCTTGAAAGTATACCTGAGAAAAAGCACCATTGCATCCAACTGGCAGTCAAGACAATGCACCAGGGGCTTGAAGAGTTTCAAATGGCACACGTTTCTTAA
- a CDS encoding KH domain-containing protein produces MKELIKLMAKALVDDPEKVDVQEIKAQQTIVLELRVAKEDLGKVIGRKGRTAQAMRTILSCASAKEQKRVILEIVE; encoded by the coding sequence ATGAAAGAGTTGATTAAACTTATGGCGAAAGCACTGGTTGATGATCCTGAAAAGGTTGACGTACAAGAGATTAAAGCTCAGCAGACCATTGTTCTGGAACTGCGGGTGGCCAAAGAGGACCTGGGAAAAGTAATCGGCAGAAAAGGCAGAACAGCCCAGGCCATGCGCACCATTCTTTCCTGTGCCTCTGCAAAGGAACAGAAAAGGGTTATTTTGGAAATTGTTGAATAG
- a CDS encoding ABC transporter substrate-binding protein has translation MQIFKKILYAVLFFLLLSSVSVMAADKGNFSVKPSTNGGKKWRIGYFEGGEYINYQLNFLGIVRGLMDMGWMENAKIPEQSGEQTAQLWQWLANNTKSRYIEFVKDAHYTGSWDTPRIEQMVPKIISRLNNKKDIDLIIAAGTKAGLKFASNDHKVPTLVISTTDPLAAGIIKSVEDSGFDHVHARVDPYRHERQIQLFYDIIGFNKLGIAYQDTEQGHSYAALESVKKVADERGFKIVSCFTTDESAEIIKDEESVKKCFATLGESADAIYVTTQNGVNADSIPELVKIANKYRIPTFTQSHSEQVKYGFLMSISRANFQYVGRFYAETMAKIFNGAKPRDIGQLFEDPPKIAINLKTAELIGYDPPVDVLSAADEIFEDIEIPKK, from the coding sequence ATGCAAATATTCAAAAAAATTCTTTATGCCGTTCTGTTCTTTTTGCTGCTCTCTTCTGTTTCGGTGATGGCTGCTGACAAGGGTAATTTCAGCGTAAAGCCAAGTACGAATGGTGGCAAAAAATGGCGGATCGGATATTTTGAGGGGGGAGAATACATTAATTATCAGCTCAATTTCCTGGGGATTGTCAGGGGATTGATGGACATGGGGTGGATGGAAAATGCCAAGATCCCTGAGCAGTCCGGTGAGCAGACCGCGCAACTGTGGCAGTGGCTGGCAAACAACACCAAAAGCCGGTATATTGAATTTGTCAAAGATGCGCATTACACGGGCAGCTGGGACACTCCGCGTATTGAGCAGATGGTGCCTAAAATTATTTCCCGTTTGAATAATAAAAAAGATATTGATTTGATTATCGCAGCCGGCACCAAGGCCGGCCTCAAATTTGCCAGCAATGACCATAAAGTGCCCACACTTGTTATTTCAACCACGGACCCGCTGGCTGCCGGCATCATTAAAAGTGTTGAAGATTCCGGTTTCGACCATGTCCATGCCCGGGTTGATCCCTATCGCCATGAACGTCAGATTCAGCTTTTTTATGACATCATCGGCTTCAATAAACTTGGCATTGCCTACCAGGATACAGAGCAGGGACACAGTTACGCAGCACTGGAGAGTGTAAAAAAAGTGGCTGATGAGCGCGGGTTTAAAATTGTTTCCTGTTTTACCACAGATGAAAGCGCAGAGATCATAAAAGATGAGGAGAGTGTAAAAAAATGTTTTGCAACCTTAGGGGAAAGCGCTGACGCCATTTATGTCACCACCCAGAACGGTGTAAATGCCGACAGTATTCCCGAGCTTGTGAAAATAGCCAACAAATACCGGATACCCACCTTTACCCAGTCCCATTCCGAGCAGGTAAAATATGGATTTTTAATGAGTATATCCAGGGCAAATTTTCAATATGTCGGGCGATTTTATGCCGAGACCATGGCCAAGATATTCAACGGTGCTAAACCTAGAGATATAGGGCAGTTGTTTGAAGATCCCCCGAAAATCGCCATTAATCTAAAAACGGCTGAATTGATCGGTTATGATCCTCCTGTTGATGTTTTAAGCGCGGCCGATGAAATATTTGAGGACATTGAAATCCCTAAAAAATAG
- a CDS encoding MFS transporter, with amino-acid sequence MSHLTKNRSRMRLFAGAFIMLVLALGFNILLTSATLEKLYVETFISKNNVVAKDLQRNLETALRFGKRFDKFIGMDKLILEARQHLTPKQKEAGDPGTDKDDIVVYITDPDGDVVYSSRTQVVGRALPESVRLPMVKDAQTPVECHCVKHEGVYYLSLPVKEGGARKWVATVTVAFGQEQVKALLGAIVMKNKNLIAVILFTAMGLLVIFLRSLTLGPNISEKSLGRIKFKISAAFFIIICLAQISLNLFNLFEFRVHFLDVSTQKSVVMSKLLKQDIEYLLAKGLNIRRLIKMDQRLADLIAVSPELEGITISDHKGRPLYIATKHGMRNLTTPEKNEDQDGEMLSLHDYPGYTVTQNLFNTRKTQTGTLVGKLTIHISKDFLFNKLKEIALDSITVLVISIFFFVELLILELQLIERQIAGETRAHNKQVHYTAIRPVAFIFFFGVDSCISFLPLHMATLYNPNHPLLGLSKEIIMGLPISMQMLFTSISLLISGGWCDKRGWAEPFLVGLFLSGTGFIFAWLAPSSLYFLIALGLVGMGYGLSLMAAQGFIIALTTRKNSAQGMAQLWAGVYAGSICGGATGAMLADRIGYAPVFLVGGTIVLLLIIYTFFMMNGAMAPPKPTAQATPTEQILPSSAKPSLFSFLFNRKIFTLIVFYGLPWYIVLIGFMNYYSPIYLKSIGASQSDIGRIFMIYGICLMYVAPYISKIAGRAHDKKRYLVMGSFIGSLSIANFYFFKDFSGVVSVTVSIFLLGLSACLIPVRSAYVLDLHITSQLGGGKAIGLLNAVLRLGQVTGPILFGWLFITMGSDSGIALTAAAYLLFTLIFILVG; translated from the coding sequence ATGAGCCATTTGACGAAAAACAGATCCCGGATGCGCTTGTTTGCAGGTGCCTTTATCATGCTGGTGCTCGCGTTAGGCTTTAATATTCTTTTAACATCAGCCACCCTTGAAAAACTGTATGTGGAAACCTTTATTTCCAAAAACAACGTGGTGGCAAAGGACCTCCAGCGCAACCTGGAAACGGCGCTTCGATTCGGCAAACGCTTTGATAAATTCATTGGTATGGACAAACTAATCCTGGAAGCCCGGCAGCACCTGACACCGAAACAGAAAGAGGCAGGTGACCCCGGCACTGATAAGGATGACATTGTTGTTTATATTACCGACCCGGATGGAGATGTTGTTTACAGCAGCAGAACACAGGTTGTGGGGAGAGCGTTGCCTGAATCGGTGCGCCTGCCGATGGTCAAGGATGCACAAACCCCTGTGGAATGCCACTGTGTGAAACATGAAGGCGTTTATTACCTTTCCCTGCCCGTAAAAGAGGGGGGGGCAAGAAAATGGGTCGCCACCGTAACGGTTGCCTTCGGTCAGGAACAGGTAAAGGCTCTGTTGGGCGCCATAGTCATGAAAAATAAAAACCTGATTGCGGTGATTCTTTTCACTGCCATGGGGCTTTTAGTCATCTTTCTGCGATCTTTGACCCTGGGGCCGAACATATCTGAAAAATCACTGGGGCGAATCAAATTTAAAATCTCTGCGGCTTTTTTTATTATCATCTGCCTGGCCCAAATCTCCTTGAACTTGTTTAATCTTTTTGAATTCAGGGTCCATTTTCTGGATGTTTCCACCCAGAAAAGTGTTGTCATGTCAAAGCTGTTAAAACAGGATATTGAATATTTACTGGCAAAGGGCCTGAATATCCGGCGACTGATAAAAATGGACCAACGGCTGGCTGATCTCATTGCCGTATCTCCTGAACTTGAAGGCATTACCATATCTGATCACAAGGGCCGGCCCCTTTACATTGCCACCAAGCACGGCATGCGCAATCTGACAACGCCTGAAAAGAATGAAGATCAGGATGGCGAAATGCTTTCCCTCCATGATTATCCGGGCTACACAGTCACCCAGAACCTGTTCAATACACGGAAAACACAAACCGGTACATTGGTCGGCAAACTGACCATCCATATTTCAAAGGATTTCCTGTTCAACAAACTTAAAGAAATTGCCCTGGATTCGATCACGGTTCTTGTGATCTCGATTTTCTTTTTTGTGGAACTGCTGATCCTTGAGCTCCAGCTTATTGAACGCCAGATCGCCGGAGAGACCCGTGCGCATAACAAGCAGGTGCATTACACAGCCATTCGACCCGTGGCGTTCATATTTTTTTTCGGGGTAGACTCCTGCATTTCATTTCTTCCCCTTCACATGGCCACCTTGTATAACCCAAATCATCCATTACTGGGCCTTTCCAAAGAGATCATTATGGGCCTTCCCATTTCCATGCAAATGCTGTTCACTTCAATATCATTACTGATATCAGGTGGATGGTGCGACAAGCGAGGTTGGGCAGAACCCTTTCTGGTTGGGCTGTTTTTATCCGGCACAGGATTTATCTTTGCCTGGCTGGCCCCATCTTCCCTCTACTTTCTTATTGCTTTAGGCCTTGTGGGGATGGGGTACGGGCTCTCCCTGATGGCGGCCCAAGGTTTTATCATTGCACTTACCACAAGAAAAAACAGTGCCCAGGGCATGGCCCAGCTGTGGGCCGGAGTATATGCAGGCAGTATCTGCGGCGGAGCCACAGGAGCGATGCTGGCGGACCGTATCGGTTATGCCCCGGTCTTTCTGGTGGGCGGCACTATTGTGCTGCTGCTTATTATATATACCTTTTTCATGATGAACGGTGCCATGGCACCCCCAAAACCAACTGCGCAGGCGACCCCGACAGAGCAAATACTTCCGTCATCCGCGAAACCGTCTTTATTCAGTTTCCTGTTCAATCGTAAAATTTTCACACTGATCGTATTTTATGGGCTTCCCTGGTATATCGTGCTGATCGGTTTCATGAACTATTACAGCCCCATTTATCTGAAAAGCATTGGTGCCTCCCAGTCCGACATCGGCCGGATTTTCATGATTTACGGCATCTGCCTGATGTATGTGGCGCCGTATATTTCAAAAATTGCAGGCAGGGCCCACGACAAAAAACGATACCTTGTCATGGGCAGTTTTATCGGCAGCCTGAGCATTGCCAATTTTTATTTTTTCAAAGACTTTTCCGGTGTTGTCTCCGTTACGGTTTCCATCTTTCTTCTAGGTCTTTCCGCCTGCCTGATTCCAGTCAGAAGCGCATATGTATTGGATTTGCACATCACCAGCCAATTGGGTGGCGGTAAGGCTATCGGTCTTTTAAATGCTGTTTTGCGATTAGGTCAGGTAACCGGCCCCATCCTGTTTGGATGGCTTTTTATCACCATGGGATCAGATTCAGGTATTGCCCTGACAGCAGCAGCTTACCTGCTTTTCACCCTGATCTTTATTTTGGTGGGTTAG
- a CDS encoding alanine racemase encodes MSQLLLNLDRLRHNIRFLSRYCREHHLGITGIIKDPCADQKMISQMLDLGFENIGISRVPDGPRAKPVFPRRPIYIALPSIHQLPAIVQCFGTSFNSELAVIQKLNQTAIAMNCPHSILLMVDTGDLREGVMPDQVLDTVRKIHQIKPRGIKFAGIGTNLGCCAGTVPDEYNLGIMAHLADQIESKLDIKVNTVSVGGSVLLKWMQHKRLPGRINNIRLGESVFLGTIPTINQVHPNLDTRVVTFRSDILEIKEKRVTPPQLCGKDALGCQPRFPRRGLRKRAILNFGICDTYPSGLAPLIPGMEIVSVNSNYTLADITDCPHRFKVGDFVDFTMNYQAFLQSFISPFTRIRYQEETDSTPVL; translated from the coding sequence ATGAGTCAATTACTCCTGAATCTGGACAGACTGCGTCACAATATCCGTTTTTTGTCCCGGTACTGCAGGGAACATCACCTGGGGATCACCGGAATTATCAAAGACCCATGTGCAGACCAGAAGATGATCAGTCAGATGTTGGACTTAGGTTTTGAAAACATCGGAATATCCAGGGTGCCTGACGGTCCAAGAGCAAAACCTGTCTTCCCCAGGCGGCCCATATATATTGCCCTGCCCTCAATCCATCAACTGCCTGCCATTGTCCAGTGCTTCGGCACAAGTTTCAACTCTGAACTGGCCGTTATTCAAAAACTCAACCAAACGGCCATTGCCATGAACTGCCCCCACAGCATTCTTTTGATGGTGGATACCGGAGACTTGAGAGAAGGTGTTATGCCCGATCAGGTTCTGGATACCGTGCGCAAAATTCACCAGATCAAGCCCCGGGGCATTAAATTTGCCGGCATCGGCACCAACCTGGGATGTTGTGCCGGAACCGTACCGGATGAATACAACCTTGGTATCATGGCCCACCTGGCTGATCAGATTGAATCCAAACTCGACATTAAGGTTAACACTGTGTCCGTGGGCGGCTCCGTACTGCTCAAATGGATGCAGCACAAGCGACTTCCCGGCCGGATCAACAATATACGATTGGGAGAATCCGTGTTCCTGGGCACTATTCCCACAATAAATCAGGTGCACCCGAATCTGGATACCCGGGTGGTCACATTCAGAAGCGATATCCTTGAAATAAAAGAAAAGCGAGTAACGCCACCCCAGTTGTGCGGAAAGGATGCTTTGGGCTGCCAACCCCGGTTTCCCCGCCGGGGCTTGCGCAAACGCGCCATTCTCAATTTCGGCATCTGCGACACTTACCCATCAGGATTGGCACCTTTAATCCCGGGCATGGAAATTGTTTCCGTAAATTCCAATTATACCCTGGCAGACATCACGGATTGCCCTCATCGCTTTAAAGTGGGAGATTTTGTTGATTTCACAATGAACTACCAGGCCTTTCTCCAAAGCTTTATATCGCCATTTACCCGGATCCGTTACCAGGAAGAAACTGACAGCACACCTGTTTTATGA